In Devosia beringensis, a single window of DNA contains:
- a CDS encoding ATP phosphoribosyltransferase regulatory subunit translates to MTGAGLRRANLETLVEAQGATRSTPPLLLSADPYFDLAGEEFGRRLLLTTDATGAEHCLRPDFTLPIVQAYIADGVGKPAAFSYLGPIFRQRDTGAAEFDQAGIELLAQPDGDIALDQVLTFARAAASIFGVAPQIRLGGVGLFEGLLAQADMPDAWRPRIRNRFGHTEALDRLLTRLEAAPDLAREAQPSRDDLIEDVTAQMVAAGLSLSEGRTPDEIADRYLEQQALDAAHVPPTTLKLLRDYLAISGPVLQALTQVEALAQSHRLMLGAPIRAIRRHLNGLGEAKVSFDASFSPRLDYYTGIVFELTGPGGEVLASGGQYDRLLERLGARAPIAASGCSVWVDRLEAEVTP, encoded by the coding sequence ATGACCGGAGCCGGGCTGCGCCGCGCCAATCTCGAAACCCTGGTCGAAGCCCAGGGCGCCACGCGCTCCACACCGCCTTTACTGCTCTCGGCCGATCCCTATTTCGATCTGGCCGGCGAGGAGTTCGGCCGCCGCCTGCTGCTGACCACCGACGCCACGGGTGCTGAACACTGCCTGCGCCCCGATTTCACCCTGCCCATCGTCCAGGCCTATATCGCCGATGGCGTCGGCAAACCGGCCGCCTTTTCCTATCTCGGGCCCATTTTCCGCCAGCGCGATACCGGCGCCGCCGAATTCGATCAGGCCGGCATTGAGCTCTTGGCCCAGCCCGATGGCGATATCGCGCTCGATCAGGTGCTGACCTTTGCCCGCGCCGCCGCCTCCATCTTCGGCGTCGCGCCTCAGATCCGCCTCGGTGGCGTTGGCCTCTTCGAGGGTCTGCTGGCCCAGGCCGACATGCCCGATGCCTGGCGCCCCCGCATCCGCAACCGCTTCGGCCATACCGAGGCGCTCGACCGCCTGCTGACCCGCCTCGAAGCCGCCCCCGATCTGGCGCGCGAGGCCCAGCCGAGCCGCGACGACCTGATCGAGGATGTCACGGCCCAGATGGTCGCGGCCGGTCTCAGCCTTTCCGAAGGCCGCACCCCCGACGAGATCGCCGACCGCTATCTAGAACAGCAGGCGCTCGACGCTGCCCATGTCCCGCCGACCACGCTCAAGCTGCTGCGCGACTATCTCGCCATTTCCGGTCCCGTGCTGCAGGCCCTGACCCAGGTCGAGGCCCTGGCGCAAAGCCACAGGCTGATGCTGGGGGCGCCCATCCGCGCCATCCGCCGTCATCTCAATGGCCTGGGCGAAGCCAAGGTCAGCTTTGACGCCAGCTTTTCGCCCCGGCTCGATTACTATACCGGCATTGTCTTTGAACTGACTGGCCCGGGTGGCGAGGTCCTTGCCTCGGGCGGTCAATATGATCGCCTGCTCGAACGCCTCGGCGCCAGGGCTCCCATCGCGGCCTCCGGCTGCTCGGTCTGGGTCGATCGCCTTGAAGCTGAGGTCACCCCATGA
- a CDS encoding EF-hand domain-containing protein: MSTTSGIGAQSASQLMRTAFKPPSFASLDSNSDNSLTLDEIKLNAPKDASSAQANKRAEALFSAMDGDGGGSVTSSEKDIFDTKMAEQGQSMAFMTQQLAGPSNADIFAATDSDGDGAVTLAELGDDEGAGAISDENLQKLFDMIDGNGDGSITETESSSFLDAVKTALQDSASSTGSQQASGPPPGGPPPGGPPPASDDAEEDDTTTSASLLATAQIAYKASQQQTLLEQLAAVFSAAA; the protein is encoded by the coding sequence ATGTCAACAACCAGCGGCATCGGCGCCCAGTCAGCCTCCCAGCTGATGCGCACTGCCTTCAAGCCACCAAGCTTTGCCAGCCTGGACAGCAATAGCGACAACAGCCTGACGCTGGACGAGATCAAGCTCAACGCGCCCAAGGATGCGTCGAGCGCCCAAGCCAACAAAAGGGCAGAAGCCCTGTTTTCCGCCATGGATGGCGATGGTGGCGGCAGCGTCACCAGCAGCGAAAAAGATATCTTCGACACGAAGATGGCCGAGCAGGGCCAGTCGATGGCGTTCATGACCCAGCAGCTGGCCGGGCCAAGCAATGCCGACATCTTCGCGGCGACCGACAGCGATGGCGACGGCGCCGTGACCCTGGCCGAACTGGGGGACGACGAGGGCGCCGGCGCGATCAGTGACGAGAACCTGCAGAAGCTGTTCGACATGATCGACGGCAATGGCGACGGCTCGATCACCGAAACGGAAAGCTCGAGCTTCCTGGATGCGGTCAAGACCGCCCTGCAGGACAGCGCCAGCAGCACCGGCAGCCAGCAGGCTTCCGGCCCACCGCCAGGCGGTCCGCCGCCCGGAGGACCGCCCCCGGCCTCGGACGACGCGGAAGAAGACGATACGACCACCAGCGCCAGCCTGCTGGCGACCGCGCAGATTGCCTACAAGGCCAGCCAGCAGCAGACGCTGCTCGAGCAGCTGGCCGCCGTCTTCAGCGCGGCGGCATAA
- a CDS encoding L,D-transpeptidase translates to MALLLSVAAMLPAMGQGLQPGWRFLPPPGITITQSAPRHALAMQANMAVHPMFLRQVVSYPTSERSGTLVVDTGAHFLYFVLGDGRALRYGIGVAKTGFEWRGTHQVSRKAEWPSWTPPAEMLKRRPELPRHMAGGPDNPLGARALYIGATLYRIHGTTEPWSIGQNVSSGCIRMTNADVIDLYERVKLNTKVVVL, encoded by the coding sequence TTGGCGCTACTGCTCAGTGTGGCGGCAATGCTGCCGGCCATGGGTCAGGGCCTGCAGCCGGGATGGCGCTTCCTGCCCCCGCCGGGCATTACCATCACGCAATCGGCGCCGCGCCACGCCTTGGCCATGCAGGCCAATATGGCGGTGCATCCGATGTTCCTGCGCCAGGTCGTCTCCTACCCTACCAGCGAACGCAGCGGCACGCTGGTGGTCGATACCGGGGCGCATTTCCTCTATTTCGTGCTCGGCGACGGGCGCGCGCTGCGCTATGGCATCGGCGTGGCCAAGACGGGCTTTGAATGGCGCGGCACGCACCAGGTGTCGCGCAAGGCGGAATGGCCGAGCTGGACCCCGCCGGCCGAAATGCTCAAGCGCCGGCCGGAGCTGCCGCGCCACATGGCGGGTGGACCGGACAATCCACTGGGCGCCCGGGCGCTCTATATCGGCGCGACGCTCTATCGCATCCATGGCACGACCGAGCCCTGGAGCATCGGGCAGAACGTGTCCTCGGGCTGCATCCGCATGACCAATGCCGACGTCATCGACCTTTACGAACGCGTCAAACTTAATACCAAGGTGGTCGTGCTTTAA
- the hisS gene encoding histidine--tRNA ligase → MTEKTKLIAPRLPRGFEDRTPGDIAAVGAMIDTIRQVYERYGFDPVETPLLEFTETLGKFLPDTDRPNAGVFSLQDDDEQWMSLRYDLTAPLARYFAENFETLPKPYRSYRQGYVFRNEKPGPGRFRQFMQFDADTVGAASPEADAEMCMMMADVMDALGLSGQYIVRVNNRKVLDGVLATAGVSSEGQKLTVLRAIDKLDKFGPEGVRLLLGAGRKDESGDFTKGAGLTEDQIAPLLAYVASGEPAPGVARGSNAHVVSTINALAGLIGGSATGLEGVQELASIFGLVQAGGFADRVVLDPSVVRGLEYYTGPVFEIELTFKVQNEKGQDVVFGSVGGGGRYDGLVSRFRREPVPATGFSIGVSRLASALKLTGNLNAAEPVGPVVVLVMDKDQTPAYQAMVAELRRAGIRAEMFLGNTKNFGKQVAYADKRNAPAVIIEGSQEREQGILQVKDLVAGKQAAAAITDNAEWKAARPGQFEIKREDLVTAIQTLLSQP, encoded by the coding sequence ATGACCGAAAAAACCAAGCTGATCGCCCCGCGTTTGCCACGCGGTTTTGAAGACCGTACGCCCGGTGACATCGCCGCCGTGGGCGCCATGATAGACACGATCCGGCAAGTCTATGAGCGCTATGGTTTTGATCCGGTCGAAACCCCGCTCCTCGAGTTCACCGAAACCCTCGGCAAGTTCCTGCCCGATACCGACCGGCCCAATGCCGGCGTCTTTTCCCTGCAGGACGATGACGAGCAGTGGATGAGCCTGCGCTACGACCTGACGGCGCCGCTCGCCCGCTATTTCGCCGAGAATTTCGAGACCTTGCCCAAGCCCTATCGCTCCTATCGCCAGGGCTATGTCTTCCGCAACGAAAAGCCCGGCCCCGGCCGCTTCCGCCAGTTCATGCAGTTCGATGCCGATACCGTCGGCGCCGCCAGCCCCGAGGCTGATGCCGAAATGTGCATGATGATGGCCGATGTCATGGATGCGCTGGGCCTGTCGGGCCAGTACATCGTGCGCGTCAACAATCGCAAGGTGCTCGACGGCGTGCTGGCCACCGCCGGCGTCTCCAGCGAGGGGCAAAAGCTCACCGTCTTGCGCGCCATCGACAAGCTCGACAAGTTCGGCCCCGAAGGCGTCCGCCTGCTGCTCGGCGCCGGCCGCAAGGACGAGAGCGGCGACTTCACCAAGGGCGCCGGTCTCACCGAAGACCAGATCGCGCCGCTCCTGGCCTATGTCGCCAGCGGCGAACCGGCTCCCGGCGTCGCCCGCGGCAGCAATGCCCATGTCGTGTCCACCATCAATGCCCTGGCCGGCCTCATCGGCGGCTCGGCCACGGGCCTTGAAGGCGTCCAGGAACTGGCCAGCATTTTCGGTCTCGTCCAGGCCGGCGGCTTTGCCGATCGCGTCGTGCTCGATCCCTCGGTCGTGCGCGGCCTCGAATATTATACCGGCCCGGTCTTTGAGATCGAGCTGACCTTCAAGGTGCAGAACGAAAAGGGCCAGGACGTGGTCTTTGGTTCGGTTGGTGGCGGTGGCCGCTATGATGGCCTCGTCTCCCGCTTCCGCCGCGAACCCGTCCCCGCCACCGGCTTTTCCATCGGCGTCTCGCGTCTGGCCAGCGCCCTCAAGCTCACCGGCAATCTCAACGCCGCCGAGCCGGTGGGCCCGGTCGTCGTCCTCGTCATGGACAAGGACCAGACCCCTGCCTACCAGGCCATGGTTGCCGAGTTGCGCCGCGCCGGTATCCGCGCCGAAATGTTCCTGGGCAATACCAAGAATTTCGGCAAGCAGGTCGCCTATGCCGATAAGCGCAATGCCCCCGCTGTCATCATCGAGGGCAGCCAGGAGCGTGAGCAGGGCATCCTGCAGGTCAAGGATCTGGTCGCCGGCAAGCAGGCTGCCGCCGCCATCACCGACAATGCCGAATGGAAGGCCGCACGCCCCGGCCAGTTCGAGATCAAGCGCGAAGACCTGGTCACCGCCATCCAGACCCTGCTGAGCCAGCCATGA
- a CDS encoding DNA-3-methyladenine glycosylase I encodes MTDIMSDLPASALPRCPWAGDDALYRHYHDAEWGRPVVDDVRLFEKICLEGFQSGLSWITILRKRENFRAAFFGFDIARVAAMDEADIERLLQDAGIIRHRGKIAATINNAARALELQAEFGSLAAYFWSFETRPEHRPDDLSWAALRLMAQTDASRALSKDLRKRGFKFVGPTTCYAFMQAMGLVNDHTNECFCRTDVEAERTALTRPVPAR; translated from the coding sequence ATGACCGACATCATGTCCGATCTGCCAGCATCCGCTTTGCCCCGTTGCCCCTGGGCCGGCGACGATGCGCTCTATCGGCATTATCACGACGCCGAATGGGGTCGCCCCGTGGTCGATGATGTCAGGCTGTTCGAAAAGATCTGCCTCGAAGGCTTTCAGTCGGGCCTGTCCTGGATCACCATCCTGCGCAAACGCGAGAATTTCCGCGCCGCCTTCTTCGGCTTCGACATTGCCCGCGTCGCCGCCATGGACGAAGCCGATATCGAGCGCCTGCTGCAGGACGCCGGTATCATCCGCCACCGCGGCAAGATCGCCGCCACCATCAACAATGCCGCCCGCGCGCTCGAGCTGCAGGCCGAGTTCGGCTCCCTCGCCGCCTATTTCTGGAGCTTCGAGACCCGGCCCGAACATCGACCCGATGACCTGAGCTGGGCCGCCCTGCGCCTCATGGCCCAGACCGATGCCTCCCGTGCGCTGAGCAAGGATCTGCGCAAACGCGGCTTCAAATTTGTCGGCCCCACCACCTGCTATGCCTTCATGCAGGCCATGGGCCTGGTCAACGACCATACCAATGAGTGCTTCTGCCGGACCGATGTCGAAGCCGAACGCACCGCCCTCACGCGTCCCGTGCCGGCGCGCTGA
- a CDS encoding TSUP family transporter: MLEPLVLLALAAVGLLAGFVDAIAGGGGMIALPALLAAGLPPVAALATNKLQGSIGTAMAAVTFWRRGYVSLQALLPAILLTFAGSFAGALVVKQLDTSLLNIAVPIALIGIALYFLFAPNLSDVDKVARLPFARFVPLLGFAIGFYDGIFGPGTGSFFTIGFVLLFGLGLTRASGNTKVLNLVSNLAALAIFIPSGDVVWPAAMAMAVGQLLGGYIGARTGIRFGARLIRPLVVVISIALALRLLIFR, encoded by the coding sequence ATGCTTGAACCTCTGGTTTTGCTGGCTCTGGCCGCTGTCGGCCTGCTGGCCGGCTTTGTTGACGCCATCGCCGGTGGCGGCGGCATGATTGCCTTGCCCGCTCTGCTGGCGGCGGGTCTGCCGCCCGTGGCAGCCCTGGCCACCAACAAGCTGCAGGGCTCCATCGGCACGGCCATGGCGGCGGTCACTTTCTGGCGGCGCGGCTATGTCTCGCTGCAGGCCCTGCTGCCGGCCATCCTGCTGACCTTTGCCGGTAGCTTTGCCGGTGCGCTGGTCGTCAAGCAGCTCGATACCAGCCTGCTCAACATCGCCGTGCCGATCGCGCTGATCGGCATTGCACTCTACTTCCTGTTTGCGCCCAACCTGTCCGATGTCGACAAGGTGGCCCGGCTGCCCTTCGCGCGCTTCGTGCCGCTGCTGGGCTTTGCCATCGGTTTTTACGACGGCATCTTTGGTCCGGGCACCGGCTCCTTTTTCACCATCGGCTTTGTTCTGCTGTTCGGCTTGGGCCTGACCCGCGCCTCGGGCAATACCAAGGTCCTCAATCTGGTGTCGAACCTGGCCGCTTTGGCCATCTTCATACCGTCCGGCGACGTGGTCTGGCCGGCAGCCATGGCCATGGCCGTGGGCCAGCTGCTGGGCGGCTATATCGGCGCCCGCACCGGCATTCGCTTCGGCGCCAGATTGATCCGGCCGCTGGTTGTCGTGATCTCGATCGCGCTGGCCCTGCGGCTGCTGATCTTCCGTTAA
- a CDS encoding BrnA antitoxin family protein — protein MRPPRRTGSAMDQAEAAFKAATSKPVAAAPKPKAIPEGKDMVTLRLDRAVLEHFQEDGPGWQERINAALRASAGLDAE, from the coding sequence ATGCGACCACCAAGACGAACCGGCAGCGCGATGGACCAGGCGGAAGCCGCCTTCAAGGCTGCCACCAGCAAGCCGGTCGCTGCCGCGCCCAAACCCAAGGCCATTCCGGAAGGCAAGGACATGGTTACGCTGCGGCTGGACCGGGCGGTGCTCGAGCACTTCCAGGAGGACGGCCCGGGCTGGCAGGAGCGCATCAATGCCGCTTTGCGCGCGTCAGCCGGGCTCGATGCCGAATAG
- the hisG gene encoding ATP phosphoribosyltransferase: MTGITLAVPSKGRLEELTRDWFAQKGMTITRPGGARSYLGAIDGQPDITVRFFPASEIARELIRGSIDIGVTGLDLVHETSEAGPASVSIASKLDFGRADCVVAVPEAWIDVTHMHDLADVASDFRARHGRWLRIATKYITITRQHFAKAGIAEYRTVESLGATEAAPASGVADIVVDITTTGSTLAANGLRVLEDGIMLHSQACLVVSRTADWSPERRATLDHLLARIGVTSGL, from the coding sequence ATGACTGGCATTACCCTGGCCGTTCCCTCCAAGGGGCGCCTTGAAGAACTCACCCGCGACTGGTTCGCCCAAAAGGGCATGACGATCACCCGCCCGGGCGGCGCGCGCTCCTATCTCGGCGCCATCGACGGCCAGCCCGACATCACCGTGCGCTTCTTTCCCGCCTCCGAAATTGCCCGCGAACTGATCCGCGGCAGCATCGATATCGGCGTCACCGGGCTCGATCTCGTCCACGAGACCAGCGAGGCCGGCCCGGCCAGCGTCTCCATCGCCAGCAAGCTCGATTTCGGCAGGGCCGATTGCGTCGTCGCCGTGCCCGAGGCCTGGATCGACGTCACCCATATGCACGATCTGGCCGATGTCGCTTCCGACTTCCGTGCTCGCCACGGCCGCTGGCTGCGCATCGCCACCAAATATATCACCATCACCCGCCAGCATTTCGCCAAAGCCGGCATCGCCGAATACCGCACGGTGGAAAGCCTGGGCGCCACCGAGGCGGCACCGGCCTCGGGCGTGGCCGATATTGTCGTCGACATCACCACCACAGGCTCCACCCTGGCCGCCAATGGCCTGCGCGTGCTCGAGGATGGCATCATGCTGCACAGCCAGGCCTGTCTCGTCGTCTCGCGCACCGCCGACTGGTCGCCCGAGCGCCGTGCCACGCTCGACCATCTGCTCGCCCGCATCGGCGTAACGTCCGGCCTCTGA
- a CDS encoding glycosyltransferase family 2 protein, whose translation MAEQVELTILMPCLDEAETLAICIAKARSFLAISGIEGEILIADNGSTDGSLAIAEAAGARVVPIAQRGYGAALAGGIAAARGRYIIMGDADDSYDFSHLDAFMTQLRAGADLVMGNRFAGGIAPGAMPWHHRYIGNPVLSTLGRRFFHTPISDFHCGLRGFSREAIVSLNLRTIGMEFASEMVVKATLAQLDVREVPTTLAKDGRSRPPHLRSFRDGWRHLRFLLLFSPRWLFLYPGFVLLWLGLIVGGILLPGPARIGGVSFDVHTFLIAALCIIVGLQSISFAIIGRRFASRYGFIPRSGSYDRLLEALTLERILLVAVLLMLSGLTALFWGVGEWAARDFGDLNPSITMRPVIVALTALVSGFQLMMSGFMSSMINIPIYERRIADMPAPDDPMQRRRQQDRT comes from the coding sequence GTGGCTGAGCAAGTTGAACTGACCATCCTGATGCCGTGCCTTGACGAAGCCGAGACCCTGGCCATCTGCATTGCCAAGGCCCGCAGCTTCCTCGCCATCAGCGGCATTGAAGGCGAAATTCTCATCGCCGACAACGGCTCGACTGACGGTTCCCTTGCCATTGCCGAGGCGGCCGGCGCTCGTGTTGTGCCCATTGCGCAGCGCGGCTATGGCGCCGCCCTGGCCGGGGGCATCGCCGCGGCTCGCGGGCGCTACATCATCATGGGCGATGCCGACGACAGCTACGACTTCTCCCACCTCGACGCCTTCATGACCCAGCTGCGCGCCGGCGCCGATCTGGTCATGGGCAACCGCTTTGCCGGCGGCATCGCGCCCGGCGCCATGCCCTGGCATCATCGCTATATCGGCAATCCGGTGCTCAGCACCCTGGGCCGGCGCTTCTTCCATACCCCGATCAGCGATTTCCACTGCGGCCTGCGCGGCTTTTCGCGCGAGGCCATTGTCAGCCTCAATCTGCGCACCATCGGCATGGAATTCGCCTCCGAAATGGTGGTCAAGGCCACCCTGGCCCAGCTCGACGTGCGCGAAGTGCCCACGACCCTGGCCAAGGACGGTCGCTCGCGCCCGCCCCATCTGCGCTCCTTCCGCGATGGCTGGCGCCATCTGCGCTTCCTGCTGCTGTTCTCGCCGCGCTGGCTGTTTCTCTATCCCGGATTTGTCCTGCTCTGGCTGGGGCTGATCGTCGGCGGCATTCTGCTGCCCGGCCCCGCCCGCATTGGCGGCGTCAGCTTTGACGTGCACACCTTCCTGATTGCCGCGCTCTGCATCATCGTCGGCCTGCAGTCGATTTCCTTTGCCATCATCGGCCGCCGGTTCGCCTCCCGCTACGGCTTCATCCCCCGCTCGGGCAGCTACGATCGCCTGCTCGAGGCCCTGACCCTCGAGCGCATCCTGCTGGTGGCCGTGCTACTCATGCTCAGCGGCTTGACGGCGCTGTTCTGGGGCGTTGGCGAATGGGCCGCGCGCGATTTCGGCGACCTCAATCCCAGCATCACCATGCGGCCGGTGATTGTCGCCCTCACCGCTTTGGTCTCCGGCTTCCAGCTGATGATGAGCGGCTTCATGTCCTCCATGATCAATATCCCCATCTACGAGCGGCGCATTGCCGACATGCCCGCGCCCGATGACCCCATGCAGCGCCGCCGCCAACAGGATCGGACCTGA
- the groL gene encoding chaperonin GroEL (60 kDa chaperone family; promotes refolding of misfolded polypeptides especially under stressful conditions; forms two stacked rings of heptamers to form a barrel-shaped 14mer; ends can be capped by GroES; misfolded proteins enter the barrel where they are refolded when GroES binds), with amino-acid sequence MAAKEVKFSTEARDKMLRGVNILANAVKVTLGPKGRNVVIEKSFGAPRITKDGVTVAKEIELEDRFENLGAQLLRSVASKTNDIAGDGTTTATVLGQAIVVEGVKAVAAGFNPMDLKRGIDMAVEEVVASLKAASSKIKSSSEVAQVGTISANGETAIGEMIAEAMQKVGNEGVITVEEAKTAETELEVVEGMQFDRGYLSPYFVTNAEKMTAVLEDPVILLHEKKLSNLQAMLPILEAVVQSQRPLLIIAEDIDGEALATLVVNRLRGGLKVAAVKAPGFGDRRKAMLEDIAILTGGQVISEDLGIKLENVTIDMLGTAKRVEITKETTTIVDGAGTKEDIQGRVGQIKAQIEETTSDYDKEKLQERLAKLAGGVAVIKVGGSTEVEVKERKDRVDDALNATRAAVEEGIVAGGGVALLRASASMKSKGINADQDAGIAIVKRALQEPVRTIANNAGAEGSVVVGKILENSSITFGYNAATGEYGDLVALGVIDPVKVVRTALQDAASVASLLITTEALIVEAPKDAAPQMGGGGGGGMGGMGGMDF; translated from the coding sequence ATGGCTGCCAAAGAAGTAAAGTTTTCGACTGAAGCCCGCGACAAGATGTTGCGCGGCGTCAACATCCTGGCCAACGCGGTCAAGGTAACGCTCGGCCCCAAGGGTCGTAACGTCGTTATCGAAAAGTCGTTCGGTGCCCCGCGCATCACCAAGGACGGCGTGACCGTTGCCAAGGAAATCGAGCTGGAAGACCGCTTCGAGAACCTGGGCGCACAGCTGCTGCGTTCGGTCGCCTCCAAGACCAATGACATTGCCGGCGACGGCACCACCACCGCGACCGTGCTCGGTCAGGCCATTGTTGTCGAAGGCGTCAAGGCTGTTGCCGCCGGCTTCAACCCGATGGATCTGAAGCGCGGCATCGACATGGCTGTCGAAGAAGTCGTGGCCTCGCTGAAGGCCGCTTCGTCCAAGATCAAGTCGTCGAGCGAAGTTGCCCAGGTCGGCACCATTTCGGCAAATGGCGAAACCGCCATCGGCGAGATGATTGCTGAAGCGATGCAGAAGGTCGGCAACGAGGGTGTCATCACCGTCGAAGAAGCCAAGACCGCCGAGACCGAACTCGAAGTCGTCGAAGGCATGCAGTTCGACCGCGGCTACCTGTCGCCCTACTTCGTGACCAATGCCGAGAAGATGACTGCGGTTCTCGAAGATCCCGTCATCCTGCTGCACGAAAAGAAGCTCAGCAACCTGCAGGCCATGCTGCCGATCCTCGAAGCAGTCGTGCAGAGCCAGCGTCCGCTGCTGATCATTGCCGAAGACATCGACGGCGAAGCCCTGGCGACCCTGGTCGTCAACCGTCTGCGTGGCGGCCTCAAGGTTGCTGCCGTCAAGGCACCAGGCTTCGGCGATCGCCGCAAGGCAATGCTCGAAGACATCGCCATCCTGACCGGTGGCCAGGTGATCTCGGAAGATCTCGGCATCAAGCTCGAGAACGTGACCATCGACATGCTGGGCACTGCCAAGCGCGTGGAAATCACCAAGGAAACCACCACCATCGTTGATGGCGCTGGCACCAAGGAAGACATCCAGGGCCGCGTTGGCCAGATCAAGGCGCAGATCGAAGAGACCACTTCGGACTACGACAAGGAAAAGCTGCAGGAACGTCTGGCCAAGCTGGCCGGTGGCGTTGCGGTGATCAAGGTCGGCGGCTCGACGGAAGTCGAAGTCAAGGAGCGCAAGGACCGCGTCGACGACGCGCTGAACGCAACCCGCGCCGCCGTTGAAGAAGGCATCGTTGCCGGTGGTGGCGTCGCGCTGCTGCGTGCTTCGGCTTCCATGAAGTCCAAGGGCATCAATGCCGATCAGGACGCCGGCATTGCCATCGTCAAGCGCGCGCTGCAGGAGCCTGTCCGCACGATCGCCAACAATGCCGGTGCCGAAGGCTCCGTGGTTGTCGGCAAGATCCTCGAGAACAGCTCGATCACATTCGGCTACAATGCCGCAACGGGCGAGTATGGCGACCTGGTCGCCCTTGGCGTCATCGATCCGGTGAAGGTGGTTCGCACCGCCCTGCAGGACGCAGCTTCGGTTGCCTCGCTGCTGATCACCACGGAAGCCCTCATCGTCGAGGCTCCCAAGGATGCGGCTCCCCAGATGGGCGGCGGCGGCGGTGGCGGCATGGGCGGCATGGGTGGCATGGACTTCTAG